The Shewanella sp. MTB7 genome includes a window with the following:
- a CDS encoding GGDEF domain-containing protein: MELTKLNKIPKTSSLLFQLAGIVTIAMYVIYRISIEDYVLAIIFALSMLPLALSMYLEWHNKANLAQKKLTLILICIAISYSCFTLGYKGLIYLFPTIFVFYFLFNLKEAVVLSFTYAIVSLLLALNIEETFVITRFSLAILNCLIFGAIFSHIITRQKLALLYFANTDELTGVYNRKRLMRSLTHALQNHAIHGVQSSILLLDLDYFKQVNDEYGHLVGDEVLRQAANVIKRVVPCNVEIIRYGGEEFLIILLDLDTTRASDIAQQLLQSIAEMQLPEVMEPITCSIGISSLPATSIEHWLAECDKALYRAKSEGRNRSIIASKS, encoded by the coding sequence ATGGAGCTAACAAAGCTTAACAAAATACCAAAGACGTCCTCATTATTGTTTCAACTTGCAGGTATCGTTACCATCGCAATGTATGTGATCTATCGCATCAGTATAGAAGATTACGTGCTCGCTATTATTTTTGCTCTTTCTATGCTCCCTTTAGCCCTATCTATGTATCTTGAATGGCACAACAAAGCGAATCTTGCACAAAAAAAACTGACACTAATTTTAATATGTATCGCCATTAGCTACAGCTGCTTTACTTTAGGTTACAAAGGTCTTATCTATCTCTTTCCCACTATTTTTGTCTTTTACTTCCTATTTAACCTTAAAGAAGCCGTTGTTTTATCTTTCACCTATGCCATCGTCAGTTTGCTTTTAGCCCTCAATATTGAAGAGACATTTGTTATCACTCGTTTTTCGTTAGCCATACTAAATTGTTTGATATTTGGTGCTATTTTTTCTCATATAATCACTAGACAAAAACTTGCCCTGCTCTATTTTGCGAATACTGATGAATTGACAGGTGTATACAATCGTAAACGTCTTATGAGATCATTAACTCATGCATTACAAAATCACGCCATCCATGGAGTTCAGTCCAGTATATTGCTGCTTGACCTTGACTATTTCAAACAAGTCAATGATGAATATGGTCATCTTGTAGGTGACGAGGTACTACGGCAGGCCGCGAATGTCATTAAAAGAGTGGTACCGTGTAACGTTGAAATTATTCGTTACGGTGGAGAGGAGTTTCTCATCATATTACTCGATCTTGATACTACTCGAGCATCAGACATAGCGCAGCAACTACTCCAAAGTATCGCTGAAATGCAACTCCCTGAAGTAATGGAACCCATTACCTGCAGTATCGGGATTAGCTCTCTTCCAGCGACAAGTATCGAACACTGGCTAGCTGAATGTGATAAAGCGCTCTATCGGGCAAAGTCCGAAGGCAGGAACAGATCCATCATAGCGTCGAAGAGTTAA
- a CDS encoding CCGSCS motif protein: MLFSFRNMFKKDQTKLTELKSLEAETVNKQVEGEVELKVKKDKHGENGNCCGSCT; encoded by the coding sequence ATGTTGTTTTCCTTTAGAAATATGTTTAAAAAAGATCAAACTAAACTTACTGAGCTCAAAAGTCTCGAAGCTGAAACTGTCAACAAACAAGTTGAAGGAGAAGTTGAATTGAAAGTAAAAAAGGATAAACACGGCGAAAATGGAAACTGTTGTGGTTCTTGTACTTAG
- a CDS encoding cytochrome b/b6 domain-containing protein encodes MKLANEQTEETKSYQVWDRPSRLFHWVNVLLVISLLFVGFLMLFRTDLGIDSLVAKIKIKELHVIIGYLFAANLLFRIQWGFIGSHFARFANNIPSLRAMKKYKSALDRGDNPQYIGHNPMGKLAVFIIMLTLTVMLVTGLFRAGTDIYYPPFGGAITEYIAQDGVDAASIKPYNDTGVDKQKLAEIKPYKSLAGKIHLYGAYFLMLLIFLHVIAVIQSERKHQPGIISAMFSGIKRISGPTQDKE; translated from the coding sequence ATGAAATTAGCTAATGAACAGACTGAAGAGACGAAAAGTTATCAGGTTTGGGACAGACCGAGTCGACTATTTCACTGGGTCAATGTATTACTGGTGATCAGTTTATTGTTTGTCGGATTTTTGATGTTGTTTCGCACTGATCTAGGCATTGATTCACTCGTAGCAAAAATTAAGATAAAAGAGCTACATGTTATCATTGGTTATCTATTTGCTGCTAATCTACTATTTAGGATCCAGTGGGGCTTTATTGGCAGTCACTTCGCTAGGTTTGCTAATAATATACCCAGTTTAAGGGCTATGAAGAAGTATAAGTCAGCATTAGACCGTGGGGATAATCCTCAATACATTGGACACAATCCTATGGGGAAGTTGGCAGTATTTATTATCATGCTGACGTTAACAGTAATGCTTGTTACAGGGTTATTTCGCGCAGGCACAGATATTTACTATCCGCCATTTGGTGGAGCTATCACTGAATACATAGCCCAAGATGGTGTTGATGCCGCTAGCATTAAACCCTATAACGACACAGGTGTTGATAAGCAGAAGTTAGCTGAAATTAAGCCTTACAAAAGTCTTGCCGGAAAAATTCACCTTTATGGGGCTTATTTTTTAATGTTGTTAATTTTTCTTCATGTTATTGCAGTGATACAGTCTGAGCGGAAACATCAACCAGGAATAATATCTGCAATGTTTTCTGGTATAAAGAGAATATCAGGGCCAACCCAAGATAAGGAATAA
- a CDS encoding DEAD/DEAH box helicase: MPFSKLGLSEPILNAVTELGYTAPTPIQAEAIPLALKGKNLIAAAQTGSGKTATFVLPILEMLSKGETQKKKRVRALILTPTRELALQVCKNIEAYGKHLALKSVAIYGGVDYEPQKQALIDGVDIVVATPGRLRDLYTQRSIHFDEVEVLVLDEADRMLDMGFIEDITKIIDTLPEHRQNLLFSATLSRQVRELAKDTVANAIQLSFNKEGEGKPNIEQWLITVDKDKKSALLSHLINENNWQQALIFIETKHGAGKLVSQLEKRGIESECIHSGRTQAIREKILADFKAGNIKYLISTGVSARGIDIDVLPLVINYDLPFPADEYVHRIGRTGRAGASGEAISLVSRDDFKNLCMIERRLGHLITRKVVEGFDEPTKDVPISILNFEPKNKPVRERSEDNSSGSNSKHNHGFSSRTKPSFESRTKKSDSASNRSLKSTDSKKLPPNPWNV, encoded by the coding sequence ATGCCATTTTCCAAACTTGGATTAAGTGAACCAATTTTAAACGCCGTAACTGAATTGGGTTACACAGCGCCAACCCCCATTCAAGCAGAGGCGATCCCACTCGCCCTTAAAGGTAAGAACTTAATTGCCGCAGCGCAAACTGGTAGCGGTAAAACGGCCACTTTTGTGTTACCTATTCTTGAAATGCTTTCAAAGGGTGAGACACAAAAGAAAAAACGTGTGCGTGCACTGATATTAACGCCAACAAGAGAGCTGGCACTGCAAGTGTGTAAGAACATAGAGGCTTATGGTAAACACCTCGCGCTTAAATCCGTTGCTATCTATGGCGGTGTTGATTACGAGCCGCAAAAGCAGGCGCTAATCGATGGCGTTGATATTGTTGTTGCGACCCCTGGACGTTTACGGGATCTTTATACTCAACGCTCGATCCACTTCGATGAAGTAGAGGTTCTCGTACTCGATGAAGCCGATAGAATGTTGGACATGGGATTTATCGAAGACATCACTAAAATTATCGATACCCTGCCAGAACATAGACAGAACTTATTGTTTTCAGCTACGCTGTCAAGACAAGTGAGAGAGCTTGCTAAAGACACGGTTGCTAATGCAATTCAGCTATCTTTCAATAAAGAAGGTGAGGGTAAGCCAAATATTGAACAGTGGCTTATTACTGTCGATAAAGATAAAAAGTCGGCGTTGTTAAGCCACCTGATTAATGAAAATAACTGGCAGCAAGCACTCATTTTTATTGAAACCAAACATGGCGCAGGTAAGTTAGTCAGTCAGCTTGAAAAGCGTGGTATTGAATCTGAGTGTATTCATAGTGGTCGCACACAAGCTATTCGTGAGAAAATATTAGCCGATTTCAAAGCGGGCAACATTAAGTATTTAATCTCGACAGGCGTGTCCGCGCGGGGAATCGACATCGACGTTCTTCCCTTGGTGATTAACTATGATCTACCTTTTCCCGCAGATGAATATGTACACCGTATAGGCCGTACAGGGCGTGCTGGCGCATCAGGTGAAGCCATTTCACTAGTATCGAGAGATGATTTTAAAAATCTGTGCATGATTGAGCGTCGTTTAGGTCACCTCATTACCCGAAAAGTGGTTGAAGGGTTTGATGAGCCAACGAAAGATGTGCCAATTTCAATACTAAATTTTGAGCCTAAAAATAAGCCAGTTCGTGAACGCAGTGAAGATAATAGTTCAGGTTCAAATAGTAAACATAATCATGGATTTTCATCACGTACTAAACCTAGTTTTGAAAGTCGAACTAAAAAATCTGATAGCGCGTCTAATCGCTCCTTAAAAAGCACGGATAGTAAGAAACTGCCACCTAATCCGTGGAATGTGTAG
- a CDS encoding RsmB/NOP family class I SAM-dependent RNA methyltransferase — protein sequence MLNSPLSPSSTELVISVLDMVLSEGKPLDRAYSVHFSGLQLPPSEQARITKVAGDILRRLNLYCFLSDVKPEEMSRLGTRLLNAWHLFHGLELPTLQYSLPLVEIEYFARLEEAKLQPALWDGCPEWLDTMGQAQLGDNWPKERAALNTQPKRFIRTNLLKCTREELGKKLRNEQVQTIEVEGVDTALEVISDSALFRTESFKKGWFEQQDAGSQLVAAAVDAKPGMRVIDACAGAGGKTLSIAAQMKGKGRLLAMDVEQWKLDSLKQRARRANASNVETRIIASSKTIKRLKLSADRVLLDVPCSGLGVLKRNPDAKWRDTLERLPVLVELQKHILQSYSRMVKVGGILIYATCSIMPEENRDQVDAFLAENEHFTFLEDETISVADSGFDGFYMARLERIAE from the coding sequence ATGCTTAACTCTCCGCTTTCTCCTAGTTCAACAGAATTGGTTATTAGTGTTTTAGATATGGTTTTATCTGAAGGTAAACCTTTAGATAGAGCGTACTCAGTCCACTTTTCTGGTCTTCAACTGCCACCATCTGAACAGGCCCGTATTACCAAGGTTGCCGGAGATATATTACGCCGTCTAAATTTGTACTGTTTCCTGTCTGATGTAAAGCCAGAGGAGATGTCTCGTCTGGGCACGCGTTTGCTCAATGCATGGCACTTGTTTCATGGGCTTGAGCTGCCAACACTGCAATACTCTCTACCGCTTGTTGAAATTGAGTACTTTGCTCGTCTTGAAGAAGCTAAGCTGCAGCCTGCACTCTGGGATGGGTGTCCTGAGTGGTTAGATACTATGGGACAGGCGCAGTTGGGAGATAATTGGCCTAAAGAACGTGCTGCATTAAATACTCAACCTAAGCGTTTTATTCGCACTAACCTTTTAAAGTGTACTCGAGAAGAGTTGGGTAAAAAACTGCGCAATGAGCAGGTACAAACCATTGAGGTTGAAGGGGTCGACACCGCCTTAGAGGTGATTTCTGACTCGGCACTATTTCGGACTGAAAGCTTTAAAAAAGGTTGGTTTGAACAGCAAGATGCGGGCTCTCAATTAGTTGCAGCTGCTGTTGATGCGAAACCAGGCATGCGCGTCATTGATGCCTGCGCCGGTGCTGGTGGCAAAACGCTCTCTATTGCAGCTCAGATGAAAGGTAAAGGTCGTTTATTGGCGATGGATGTCGAGCAATGGAAATTAGACAGTCTTAAGCAGCGTGCTCGTCGTGCTAATGCTAGCAATGTTGAGACGCGTATTATTGCTAGCAGTAAAACGATTAAACGTCTGAAATTAAGTGCCGATAGAGTGCTGCTAGATGTTCCTTGTTCAGGCCTTGGTGTCCTCAAACGAAACCCTGATGCTAAATGGCGTGATACCCTTGAGCGTTTGCCGGTTCTGGTTGAATTACAGAAACATATTTTGCAAAGTTATAGTCGCATGGTGAAAGTGGGCGGTATTCTAATTTACGCCACTTGCTCCATTATGCCAGAAGAGAACCGCGATCAAGTGGATGCATTTTTAGCAGAAAATGAACACTTTACGTTTTTGGAAGATGAGACCATTAGTGTCGCTGATTCGGGCTTTGATGGGTTTTACATGGCAAGGCTCGAACGTATTGCCGAGTAA
- a CDS encoding SNF2-related protein yields the protein MVKLEAYFSQATIYNAMQLLFAGQLIHCDYSSWLLTGEFESQSHQELNNSIINKIDVRLDWTAGPVVGSAHSYCSCDVEGPCEHLAAVAIDYIAKQDMITPYPSEKKRADTVLRLLKTEFNQRFDPYPNMARHRIVYLLSLGEHGLHLTAHKGYISKKGKYSIKRDIGFGFSSKSAQPKYVTQADLYLLEKIKEYSLALDDIQRAALQDAISLDIVDFTSLKFIKTLCATQRCFWESCEQAAIKLETHYCYDFVDPDVFISIGKNGYLDLASMSLVITPLPEKLVKPLFDHTLDWSPQLRVSRHEIEFPWDERSRLELEVATFSLIHDELSIDLDEIFSSAYDAPEVMKQTAELNVQLAVLPLLTSVFESPVWSRFPIGTRLLPQELSVQMVVLRRLSLAGWEIKYELKNRFEVIHAQRWYGDVHNSDSDKSWFELEIGVEVNGEKVNLLPYLVKAIRQGLVENIDNQTTILMDLDSGERLALPAIRIKKILTVLVELYDRRPLSAVNTVSLPLHQLTRVAELSSIKAGGQFEWLGSSLLKKKAEKVYSYLENAGAKAHVVKPPVGLNAVLREYQQQGLNWLQFLKKQGFCGILADDMGLGKTIQTLASILIDKESGRLNKPCLIVAPTSLLANWLHEAQSFTPDLNILLWSGGKRHKSAEQIKHADVVISSYGTLQQDALFWADTHFHLIVLDEAQNIKNARSRIARVVGSLTSTHKLCLTGTPLENHLGELWSLFNFLMPGFLGNPTQFNRLYQTPIEKENDEVKRHALVHRISPFLLRRMKCDVATELPAKTVINEYISLTQVQGDLYETIRLTMSDELRKAVSLSGMKRNRLAISNALLKLRQVCCHPELLKLDLITDKALEDTQAFVSSEPVVSINGRKTLVAKIENKPVKPSGVTNSGKLNWMADKLPGMIEEGRRVLIFSSFTSMLTLISQLLDKLSIGHVELTGKSRDRASLVKRFQEQEVPVFLISLKAGGSGLNLTAADVVIHTDPWWNPAAEQQASDRAYRIGQDKSVFVYKLICKDTVEERIQRLQESKHNLAQSIYDHETQAVAEMTGNDWLELLKPLAIDE from the coding sequence TTGGTCAAGCTAGAAGCATATTTTAGTCAAGCAACAATCTATAATGCAATGCAGTTACTGTTTGCTGGTCAGTTAATTCACTGTGATTATTCTAGCTGGTTATTAACTGGAGAGTTTGAGTCGCAGAGTCATCAAGAACTCAACAATAGCATTATAAATAAGATAGATGTTCGACTTGACTGGACCGCAGGACCTGTCGTTGGTTCTGCGCATAGTTACTGCTCATGTGATGTCGAAGGTCCCTGTGAGCATTTAGCTGCAGTCGCCATCGACTACATAGCAAAACAGGATATGATCACCCCATATCCAAGTGAAAAAAAACGTGCCGATACCGTATTAAGGCTACTTAAAACTGAATTTAATCAACGTTTTGATCCTTATCCTAATATGGCTCGTCATCGTATTGTTTATCTGTTGTCTTTAGGTGAGCATGGTTTGCATCTGACTGCCCATAAAGGCTATATCAGTAAAAAAGGCAAATATTCGATTAAACGGGATATTGGCTTTGGTTTTTCAAGTAAATCGGCGCAGCCTAAATATGTGACTCAAGCAGATCTGTATTTATTGGAGAAAATAAAAGAGTATTCTTTAGCGTTAGATGATATTCAAAGAGCGGCATTGCAGGATGCTATTTCGTTGGATATCGTTGATTTTACATCCCTTAAGTTTATTAAAACCTTGTGTGCAACTCAACGTTGCTTTTGGGAGAGTTGTGAGCAAGCTGCGATTAAGCTTGAGACTCACTACTGCTATGATTTTGTCGATCCCGATGTATTTATCTCAATTGGCAAGAATGGCTATCTAGACTTGGCAAGTATGAGCTTAGTCATTACTCCTTTACCTGAAAAGCTAGTTAAGCCATTGTTTGATCACACACTTGACTGGTCACCACAATTAAGGGTTAGCCGACATGAAATTGAGTTTCCATGGGATGAGAGATCAAGGTTGGAGCTTGAAGTCGCCACGTTTTCATTAATTCATGATGAACTAAGTATTGATTTAGATGAAATATTTTCTTCTGCTTATGATGCGCCGGAAGTGATGAAACAAACTGCAGAGCTCAATGTTCAGCTAGCAGTTTTACCCTTGTTAACGTCTGTTTTTGAATCGCCAGTTTGGTCGCGATTTCCCATAGGAACGCGCTTATTACCTCAAGAGTTAAGTGTGCAAATGGTTGTGCTTCGCCGGTTATCTCTTGCGGGATGGGAGATAAAATATGAACTTAAAAATCGATTTGAAGTGATACATGCTCAACGTTGGTATGGTGATGTACATAATAGCGATAGTGATAAAAGTTGGTTTGAGCTAGAAATTGGCGTTGAAGTTAACGGGGAGAAAGTTAATTTGCTGCCCTATTTAGTTAAGGCCATACGTCAAGGGTTAGTTGAAAATATTGATAATCAAACCACCATATTAATGGATCTTGATAGCGGAGAACGACTTGCATTACCAGCGATTAGAATTAAGAAAATCTTAACCGTTTTAGTTGAATTGTATGACAGAAGGCCTTTATCAGCGGTAAATACCGTCAGTTTACCTCTGCATCAGTTGACTCGAGTTGCCGAACTATCATCAATCAAGGCGGGTGGTCAGTTCGAATGGCTGGGAAGCAGCTTACTTAAAAAGAAGGCCGAAAAGGTATATAGTTACTTAGAAAATGCCGGTGCAAAAGCCCATGTCGTAAAGCCTCCAGTAGGGCTTAATGCTGTGCTTAGAGAATATCAACAACAAGGATTAAATTGGCTGCAATTTCTCAAGAAACAGGGTTTTTGTGGCATTTTAGCCGATGATATGGGCTTGGGGAAAACGATCCAAACTTTGGCCAGTATCCTAATTGATAAAGAATCTGGTCGATTAAATAAACCGTGTTTGATTGTTGCGCCAACCAGTTTATTAGCCAATTGGCTACATGAAGCGCAATCTTTTACCCCTGATTTGAATATTCTCTTGTGGTCAGGAGGGAAACGACATAAAAGCGCGGAGCAGATTAAACATGCTGATGTGGTGATTAGCAGTTATGGTACCCTACAACAAGATGCGCTATTTTGGGCCGACACCCATTTTCATTTGATAGTGCTTGATGAAGCGCAGAACATTAAGAACGCCCGCAGTCGCATAGCTAGAGTGGTGGGGAGTTTAACATCGACCCACAAGTTATGTTTAACTGGCACTCCCCTTGAAAATCACCTAGGTGAATTATGGTCTCTGTTTAATTTTTTGATGCCTGGTTTTCTGGGAAATCCAACGCAATTTAATCGATTATATCAAACTCCGATTGAAAAAGAGAATGATGAAGTAAAGCGTCATGCTCTAGTTCACAGAATAAGTCCTTTCCTGCTACGAAGAATGAAGTGTGATGTGGCGACTGAGCTTCCAGCCAAAACCGTGATTAATGAGTACATTAGCTTGACTCAGGTTCAGGGTGATCTTTATGAAACTATCCGCTTAACTATGTCAGACGAGCTCAGAAAAGCCGTATCTCTGTCTGGGATGAAGCGAAACCGTTTAGCGATCAGTAATGCACTGCTTAAATTACGACAAGTTTGTTGTCACCCTGAGTTACTTAAATTAGATCTTATTACTGATAAGGCGTTAGAAGACACACAAGCCTTCGTCTCCTCTGAGCCAGTTGTCTCAATTAATGGAAGAAAAACTCTGGTGGCTAAAATTGAAAATAAACCCGTTAAACCTTCTGGTGTAACAAATTCAGGTAAACTAAATTGGATGGCTGATAAGCTGCCAGGCATGATAGAAGAGGGTAGGCGAGTACTTATATTTTCCTCATTTACCAGTATGTTAACTTTGATTTCACAGCTGCTTGATAAATTATCTATCGGACATGTAGAACTGACAGGGAAAAGTCGCGATCGAGCTAGTTTGGTTAAGCGTTTTCAGGAGCAAGAGGTCCCTGTTTTTCTAATTAGCTTAAAAGCGGGCGGTTCGGGGCTTAATTTGACCGCTGCGGATGTAGTGATCCATACCGATCCTTGGTGGAATCCAGCTGCGGAGCAACAGGCAAGTGATAGGGCCTACCGAATTGGTCAGGATAAATCAGTTTTTGTATATAAACTTATCTGTAAGGATACCGTTGAAGAACGAATACAGAGGCTACAGGAGTCGAAACATAACCTGGCGCAGAGTATTTATGATCACGAGACTCAAGCTGTTGCTGAGATGACTGGGAATGATTGGTTGGAGTTGCTGAAACCCTTGGCAATTGATGAGTAG
- a CDS encoding adenylyltransferase/cytidyltransferase family protein — translation MIIGYTSGVYDLFHVGHVNLLRNAKSMCDKLVVGVTVDELVMYKGKQSVIPYTDRIEVVRACKYVDVAIPQNNMDKAAAALKNHARYLFVGDDWYDTPKWKDFEKQLAEVDCEVIYFPYTKGTSSTLINEALEDIRDNK, via the coding sequence ATGATCATTGGATATACGAGCGGGGTGTATGATCTATTTCATGTTGGTCATGTCAACTTACTTAGAAATGCTAAGTCCATGTGCGACAAACTGGTTGTCGGAGTGACGGTTGATGAGTTAGTTATGTATAAGGGAAAGCAATCGGTGATCCCGTATACCGACCGTATCGAAGTGGTAAGAGCCTGCAAATATGTTGATGTTGCTATTCCGCAAAATAATATGGACAAGGCCGCTGCGGCTTTAAAGAATCATGCTCGCTATCTGTTTGTTGGTGATGATTGGTATGATACGCCGAAATGGAAAGATTTCGAAAAACAGTTAGCTGAAGTTGATTGCGAAGTGATCTACTTTCCTTATACAAAGGGGACGTCAAGCACGCTCATTAATGAGGCCTTAGAGGATATTAGAGACAACAAATAA
- a CDS encoding bifunctional diguanylate cyclase/phosphodiesterase, whose product MKLSYDAMMSDLTNSSISVKRYGAILTMLLDASPLNDILASLVLLIEEEKLGTTGSILLLSDDGKRLLTGAAPNLPDSYNQAIHGIAIGDGVGSCGTAAYTGLRVIVEDVSTHPYWDSFKELSLAVGLQACWSEPIKDSQGKVLGTFAMYYDSIKSPTDVDLALISEAARLASLAIERSRALHFQRLTANIFKHLPIAMVVTDVYGTILSANPTFYRYLQCLPNDYAMFDPKIFFQPSGQQLTLMFRYLTVNQTWQGELIGSRVGGEYFHVELTVTIFKEPGSDEQYSSWLFRDISERKKASELINFQANYDSLTRLANRNHLFKVMQAEIESDNLTPGFAFMLMDLDNFKQVNDTFGHNKGDLLLQEVSARIQGCVLSNSLLARLGGDEFALLLPGLVKENELASIANNINETVSQPIQLNANKKVLTSVSIGVARFPEDAMTLEQVLNCADQAMYISKAEGRNCFHFFTEQMQQSAERTANLHAALKLALDFNMFELYFQPIICLETDKIVRAEVLLRWQYEGLSVSPEEFIPLAESSGLIVELGHWVRQESMSFLLQLQTIAPEIGLSINVSMYEFWSHSLQDNLVNSIQDIAVNLTSEPFPFEMMTIEITESLLMKQHSHLIASLQKLRNMGIKIAVDDFGTGYSSLSYLSNFPIDQIKIDKSFIQYSDHSIKQQALVEAITTLGHALELCVIAEGVESKEELEFVKKSGIEAVQGYYFYPPMTKVSLLHLLR is encoded by the coding sequence ATGAAATTAAGCTATGACGCCATGATGTCTGATTTGACAAATTCAAGTATCAGTGTAAAACGCTATGGTGCAATTTTGACCATGTTACTTGATGCTTCACCATTAAACGATATTCTCGCTTCCTTAGTATTGCTCATAGAGGAAGAAAAGTTGGGTACAACAGGCTCAATACTTTTACTCAGTGACGACGGCAAACGTTTACTCACTGGCGCCGCACCTAATTTACCCGATAGCTATAACCAAGCTATACATGGCATCGCGATAGGTGATGGGGTTGGCTCCTGTGGCACTGCAGCCTATACAGGGTTACGTGTTATTGTCGAAGATGTAAGTACCCATCCCTATTGGGATTCATTTAAGGAACTATCGTTAGCTGTTGGTTTACAAGCTTGTTGGTCGGAGCCGATAAAAGACAGCCAAGGTAAGGTACTTGGCACATTTGCCATGTATTATGACTCAATTAAGTCTCCCACTGACGTTGATTTAGCGTTGATAAGTGAAGCAGCCCGCCTTGCTAGCTTAGCTATAGAACGTAGTAGGGCACTTCACTTTCAACGCCTAACAGCTAACATTTTTAAACACCTTCCTATTGCTATGGTTGTTACCGATGTATATGGAACGATATTGAGTGCAAATCCAACTTTTTATCGTTATTTGCAATGTCTCCCTAACGATTATGCCATGTTCGACCCTAAAATTTTTTTCCAGCCTTCAGGGCAGCAATTAACCTTAATGTTTCGCTACCTCACGGTTAACCAAACATGGCAAGGGGAGCTCATTGGTAGCAGAGTTGGTGGTGAGTATTTTCATGTTGAGTTAACCGTCACCATTTTTAAAGAACCAGGTTCAGATGAACAGTACTCATCTTGGTTATTTCGGGATATTAGTGAACGTAAAAAAGCGAGTGAACTTATTAATTTCCAAGCAAATTATGATTCATTAACTCGACTTGCGAATCGAAACCATCTATTCAAGGTTATGCAGGCAGAAATTGAGTCGGATAATTTGACTCCTGGGTTCGCGTTTATGTTGATGGATCTGGATAACTTTAAGCAAGTGAACGATACTTTTGGACACAACAAAGGGGATCTATTGTTGCAGGAAGTCTCCGCAAGGATCCAAGGTTGCGTATTGAGTAACTCCCTGTTGGCAAGGCTTGGAGGCGATGAGTTTGCGCTGTTATTGCCAGGGCTGGTTAAAGAGAATGAGTTAGCATCGATAGCCAATAATATTAATGAAACCGTATCTCAACCTATTCAGCTAAATGCAAATAAAAAAGTGCTAACCAGTGTCAGCATTGGTGTTGCTCGTTTTCCTGAAGATGCAATGACGCTAGAGCAAGTATTGAACTGCGCCGATCAGGCAATGTATATCTCAAAAGCTGAAGGTAGAAATTGCTTTCATTTCTTCACTGAGCAGATGCAGCAGAGTGCTGAACGCACAGCTAATTTGCATGCAGCACTTAAGTTAGCTTTAGACTTCAATATGTTCGAACTCTATTTTCAACCAATCATTTGCTTGGAAACTGATAAAATTGTGCGGGCAGAGGTGTTGTTGAGGTGGCAATATGAAGGTTTGTCTGTTTCTCCTGAAGAGTTTATTCCTTTAGCGGAGAGTAGTGGTCTGATTGTTGAGTTAGGGCACTGGGTACGACAAGAGTCAATGTCGTTTTTATTACAGCTTCAAACGATCGCCCCAGAAATTGGATTATCAATTAATGTTTCTATGTATGAATTTTGGTCTCATTCTTTGCAAGATAATTTGGTTAACTCAATTCAAGATATTGCCGTTAATTTAACCTCTGAACCTTTTCCCTTTGAAATGATGACTATCGAAATCACAGAGTCTCTTTTGATGAAACAGCATAGTCATTTAATTGCTTCGCTACAAAAACTCAGAAATATGGGAATTAAAATTGCAGTTGACGATTTCGGTACTGGTTATTCTTCACTCTCCTACTTGAGCAATTTCCCTATCGACCAAATTAAAATAGACAAGAGCTTTATTCAATATTCAGATCATTCCATAAAGCAACAAGCTTTAGTGGAAGCGATCACAACTTTAGGTCATGCGCTAGAACTTTGTGTTATAGCTGAAGGCGTTGAATCAAAAGAAGAACTTGAATTTGTTAAAAAATCTGGAATTGAAGCTGTGCAAGGTTACTATTTTTATCCTCCTATGACTAAGGTCTCGCTGTTACATTTGTTACGTTGA
- a CDS encoding RidA family protein, with protein sequence MDIQRLNPTARWSDATVFNHMAHFVEIAGNTSADIKGQVQQILAQAELTLAQVNSDKSRILSVTIYVTDFMHLTTLNTEWEAWFPEGCAPSRACVKVELADPSYLVEMSFVAAVLP encoded by the coding sequence ATGGATATTCAACGTCTAAATCCCACAGCTCGTTGGTCGGATGCAACTGTGTTTAATCATATGGCTCATTTTGTGGAAATTGCAGGGAACACAAGTGCAGACATAAAAGGGCAGGTTCAACAAATACTCGCTCAGGCTGAACTCACTTTAGCTCAGGTTAATAGTGATAAATCGCGTATTTTATCAGTTACCATTTATGTGACTGACTTTATGCATCTAACGACACTTAACACTGAGTGGGAAGCTTGGTTTCCCGAAGGTTGCGCACCAAGTCGAGCTTGTGTCAAAGTAGAGCTAGCCGATCCTAGTTATTTAGTTGAAATGAGTTTCGTTGCCGCGGTTTTACCTTAG